A single Biomphalaria glabrata chromosome 2, xgBioGlab47.1, whole genome shotgun sequence DNA region contains:
- the LOC106079236 gene encoding uncharacterized protein LOC106079236 isoform X1: protein MIMIDRYQFNEFHKCLIMYRSVPPCPTPDIADHWNQRFKVRDQGLKAESSKSRQTTRAKVVELGSCLSGRPHRSTLRKFPMSPIRMSNDHYHKVIKVASCDFTGKSTNREKISPSDVHRGQAQFNSQTRISNANKHNSKSATNGLNRLTSSPTSVSAYEKHLNAQKVYQDRIDEKLYRLYAFPDVIQPTDHIHNPEILTDTDTNDLTLLPKPQRVTVRSLKELPWVFRYKVKRANSTLAKIMASKPIPIPVDSRH, encoded by the exons ATGATAATGATAGATCGATATCAATTCAATGA ATTTCATAAGTGCCTGATCATGTACCGCAGCGTCCCTCCTTGCCCCACACCCGACATCGCGGATCACTGGAACCAAAGATTCAAAGTTCGAGATCAAGGGTTAAAGGCCGAGTCCAGTAAATCTCGTCAGACTACCAGAGCCAAAGTGGTAGAACTAGGCTCCTGTTTAAGTGGTCGCCCTCATCGATCAACGCTCCGAAAGTTtcccatgtctccaatcagaaTGTCCAATGACCATTACCACAAGGTGATAAAGGTGGCCAGTTGTGACTTTACTGGCAAATCTACAAACAGAGAAAAG ATTTCACCATCAGATGTGCACAGGGGACAAGCACAGTTCAACTCACAAACACGAATATCTAATGCAAACAAACACAATTCGAAATCAGCAACAAATGGTTTGAATCGATTGACTTCTTCACCGACATCAGTCTCCGCCTATGAGAAACACTTGAACGCACAAAAAGTGTATCAAGATAGAATTGATGAAAAATTATACC gtCTATATGCTTTCCCTGACGTAATACAGCCTACAGACCATATCCACAACCCTGAAATTTTAACGGACACTGATACGAATGATCTTACGCTACTGCCAAAGCCTCAGAGAGTCACTGTAAGAAG TCTCAAAGAATTGCCATGGGTATTTCGTTATAAAGTGAAAAGAGCCAACAGCACCTTGGCAAAGATAATGGCCAGTAAACCTATACCCATTCCAGTGGATTCAAGACACTGA
- the LOC106079236 gene encoding uncharacterized protein LOC106079236 isoform X2 gives MKKRFHKCLIMYRSVPPCPTPDIADHWNQRFKVRDQGLKAESSKSRQTTRAKVVELGSCLSGRPHRSTLRKFPMSPIRMSNDHYHKVIKVASCDFTGKSTNREKISPSDVHRGQAQFNSQTRISNANKHNSKSATNGLNRLTSSPTSVSAYEKHLNAQKVYQDRIDEKLYRLYAFPDVIQPTDHIHNPEILTDTDTNDLTLLPKPQRVTVRSLKELPWVFRYKVKRANSTLAKIMASKPIPIPVDSRH, from the exons ATGAAGAAAAG ATTTCATAAGTGCCTGATCATGTACCGCAGCGTCCCTCCTTGCCCCACACCCGACATCGCGGATCACTGGAACCAAAGATTCAAAGTTCGAGATCAAGGGTTAAAGGCCGAGTCCAGTAAATCTCGTCAGACTACCAGAGCCAAAGTGGTAGAACTAGGCTCCTGTTTAAGTGGTCGCCCTCATCGATCAACGCTCCGAAAGTTtcccatgtctccaatcagaaTGTCCAATGACCATTACCACAAGGTGATAAAGGTGGCCAGTTGTGACTTTACTGGCAAATCTACAAACAGAGAAAAG ATTTCACCATCAGATGTGCACAGGGGACAAGCACAGTTCAACTCACAAACACGAATATCTAATGCAAACAAACACAATTCGAAATCAGCAACAAATGGTTTGAATCGATTGACTTCTTCACCGACATCAGTCTCCGCCTATGAGAAACACTTGAACGCACAAAAAGTGTATCAAGATAGAATTGATGAAAAATTATACC gtCTATATGCTTTCCCTGACGTAATACAGCCTACAGACCATATCCACAACCCTGAAATTTTAACGGACACTGATACGAATGATCTTACGCTACTGCCAAAGCCTCAGAGAGTCACTGTAAGAAG TCTCAAAGAATTGCCATGGGTATTTCGTTATAAAGTGAAAAGAGCCAACAGCACCTTGGCAAAGATAATGGCCAGTAAACCTATACCCATTCCAGTGGATTCAAGACACTGA
- the LOC106079236 gene encoding uncharacterized protein LOC106079236 isoform X3, whose product MYRSVPPCPTPDIADHWNQRFKVRDQGLKAESSKSRQTTRAKVVELGSCLSGRPHRSTLRKFPMSPIRMSNDHYHKVIKVASCDFTGKSTNREKISPSDVHRGQAQFNSQTRISNANKHNSKSATNGLNRLTSSPTSVSAYEKHLNAQKVYQDRIDEKLYRLYAFPDVIQPTDHIHNPEILTDTDTNDLTLLPKPQRVTVRSLKELPWVFRYKVKRANSTLAKIMASKPIPIPVDSRH is encoded by the exons ATGTACCGCAGCGTCCCTCCTTGCCCCACACCCGACATCGCGGATCACTGGAACCAAAGATTCAAAGTTCGAGATCAAGGGTTAAAGGCCGAGTCCAGTAAATCTCGTCAGACTACCAGAGCCAAAGTGGTAGAACTAGGCTCCTGTTTAAGTGGTCGCCCTCATCGATCAACGCTCCGAAAGTTtcccatgtctccaatcagaaTGTCCAATGACCATTACCACAAGGTGATAAAGGTGGCCAGTTGTGACTTTACTGGCAAATCTACAAACAGAGAAAAG ATTTCACCATCAGATGTGCACAGGGGACAAGCACAGTTCAACTCACAAACACGAATATCTAATGCAAACAAACACAATTCGAAATCAGCAACAAATGGTTTGAATCGATTGACTTCTTCACCGACATCAGTCTCCGCCTATGAGAAACACTTGAACGCACAAAAAGTGTATCAAGATAGAATTGATGAAAAATTATACC gtCTATATGCTTTCCCTGACGTAATACAGCCTACAGACCATATCCACAACCCTGAAATTTTAACGGACACTGATACGAATGATCTTACGCTACTGCCAAAGCCTCAGAGAGTCACTGTAAGAAG TCTCAAAGAATTGCCATGGGTATTTCGTTATAAAGTGAAAAGAGCCAACAGCACCTTGGCAAAGATAATGGCCAGTAAACCTATACCCATTCCAGTGGATTCAAGACACTGA